CGCCTGCTTCCGCAGATCGACCGCGTCTATGTCAATGAGCGCGCGCGGCGCGAGCTCGGCTGGCGGCCGGAAGTCGACTTTGCCCATATGCTGCGCAGCCTTCGTGATGGCCGCGATTTTCGCAGCGCGCTGGCGCGCGAGGTGGGATCGAAGGGCTATCATGACGTGGTGTTCGACGACGGGCCCTACCCTGTCGCCTCATAAGCGCCGCGTTCGTCATTTTGCCCGATGCATCAAGTGTCTGCACGGCGTCGCCGGCAGCAAGCCGGCCTCAACCGTTCTACTGTGCATGGGGTGGTTTTCGCAGTTTTTGTTTGGTGCCCCTTCGTGCAGTCGGAAGATCGGACGCGCGATCTTGATTCCGCGTTGCAGCGAGAGCGCGGGGGCGCGTTCATTGACATTCCGTCTCAATTTTTATTGAGCACAACCGCAGCAGCCGTAGCGCGCTTCTCAGCGCTGGCAGATGTGCTAACCTTTTTGCGTCTGCCGCTCGGCAGATTCCAAACTTCGCCTCTCGACTAGCCATAACAAAATCAAAGTGCGGCCTCGACGGCTGCCTTAGGGGAGTGACGCGATGACATCGATGTTCCATCGATCCGTGTTGGCGCTTGCGGCCGTGGCCCTTCTTGCGGGGACCAGCGCCGGCAATGCGCAACAGCAGGACAAGAATCGGACGTTGAAGAAATACGAATCCGGCACCAAGGAATTCTGGACCCATCCGCCGGATGACTGGTTCCTGGGCGATGAGACCGAAGCGCAGAAGGGCCTCGCGCCGCCCTCGGGTCCGCCGACCGGCGCCTCCGACGCCGAGCTCGCCAACATCGTCAAGAAGGTCAAGCTGCCGCCGGGCTTCAAGATGGAGGTCTACGCCTCCGGCGTGCTGGCCGCGCGGCAGATGGCCTGGGGCGACAAGGGCACGCTGTTCGTCGGCTCGTTTGGCCTCGGCAACGTCTATGCCATCAAGGACAACAACGGGAAGAAAGAGGTCAAGACCATCCTCAAGGGGCTGAACATGCCCACCGGTCTCGCCGTCAAGGACGGCGCGCTCTACGTCATCGCGGTCGACAAGCTGATCCGCTACGACGACATCGAGAACAAGCTCGACAATCCCGGCGAGGGCAAGGTCGTCTATGACGACATGCCCTCCTATGCGGCGCATGGCTGGAAGTATATCGCGGTCGACAAGGAAGGCTGGTTCTTCCTGCCTTTCGGACCGCCTTTCAACGTCGGCGTTCCCCCGACCAGCGTCTCGCAGATCCGCCGTGTCGATCCCAAGACCGGCAACGCCGAGATCTACGC
This is a stretch of genomic DNA from Bradyrhizobium sp. CB2312. It encodes these proteins:
- a CDS encoding PQQ-dependent sugar dehydrogenase; translated protein: MTSMFHRSVLALAAVALLAGTSAGNAQQQDKNRTLKKYESGTKEFWTHPPDDWFLGDETEAQKGLAPPSGPPTGASDAELANIVKKVKLPPGFKMEVYASGVLAARQMAWGDKGTLFVGSFGLGNVYAIKDNNGKKEVKTILKGLNMPTGLAVKDGALYVIAVDKLIRYDDIENKLDNPGEGKVVYDDMPSYAAHGWKYIAVDKEGWFFLPFGPPFNVGVPPTSVSQIRRVDPKTGNAEIYALGVRNSVGGDVDPRTGKYWFTENARDWISDDLPSDKLNMISKIGEHFGYPYCHQGDLPDPKFAMGHKCSEFTPPVLNLGAHVAPLGMKFYTGDQFPPEYKNNILIAEHGSWNRHKYQGGRIMRVIVGPDGKNAKQEVFASGWIEGDQGYLGRPDDIILAKDGSILVADDWAGAIYRISYSKK